The genomic DNA CAGAAGGGAGAGGCCATCCACTGTGTTGGTCCCTTTGCCAAACTCATCAATGAGTACCAAGGACCTTTCAGTGGCATTGTTCACTGCTTTGGCAACCTGGTTGAGATCAATCATGAAAGTGGAGAGTCCCAAAGATACTGATTCTCTGCTGTGAATCCTGGTGTAAATCCCATCTACTGCCCCAATCTCAGCCTCTGCAGCAGGGACATAGCTGCCAATTAGGGCCATGAATGTTATAAGGCCCACCATTTTTAAGTACACACTCTTCCCAGATGAGTTAGGCCCTGTAAGGATCTTTATCCGCCCATTAGCCTCACCACTGTTCACAGGATTgggcacataagtctttgcaCATAGCTCCATGAGTGGATGCCTGCCATCCTTGATGTGGATGCCATGGCGGTGGGTAAAGCATGGGCGGCTATAGCTATTCTCTCGAGCCATCACTGCCAGAGCTAGCAGCACATCTAGATGCGCTGTGTACtcaatcacactgttaagcaCTGCCGACTTCTCCAAGATCTTTGTCTGCATCTGGTGCATGATAAGTGTTTCCTGGTCTCTGATCTCACAGTGCAGGTCACCCAGAATGCTGTCTAGTTCCTTTGTCCTAGCACTTCTGTAATGCAGTTTATCCTCTGACAAGAACATGAAGTCCAGGCCTTCAATCTCAAAGTCACTCTTGTCCAACATTGTGGGCAGCCGTGGAATGGAAAGCAAGAATCCAATCAAGGGAATATAGATGACACAACAGGAAGGAATCCGATTGTCCAGGGTCTCCAATTCCTTCCGGGCCACCTCTGTAAGGAAGTCTGAGAGACCCATCAGCTTTCGTTTCTTTTCGTCAATGGTGGAATCCACATTGGGTCTGACAGTGAAGCGGTTTTCTGAGATACTGCCTTCAAAATCTACCACTTTGCTGATGAGACTGGCAATATAGTGCAGATCATCGGTGAAGACCTGTGAAATGGTCTGGAAGAGCTCGATGCTGCTAGGCAGGGAGCGGCATGTATCTCTGAGGCACACTGCACTATAAACTGTCTTGTAAAGTGCCTGCCAGTCACTGACCTTTGTATGTGAAAGAGTCATTCTTCTCAGAATCTGAGGTACATTTTTTATATTCTTGAGGCAGTCTTGAAGAGTCAGGACTGTTTCATGGTTCTGAGCCAGCAAGAAGAACTGTATAACATCCAGCCGTTTGTTCAGCTGTGTAAGGTTCCGGGTGGGCCGCATGAGCCACAACCTCATCAGTTTCTCTCCCCACTTGCACCTGCAGCGGTTCAAAATCCCATACAAACTGAGTCCTTCTTTCAGCCCACTGGCCAGCTTGTAAACAGAAGGATGCACCTCACTTTTAAATATCTGTAGGACACAGTAAGTATCTTGGTCCATATTCACAATATCCATGAGCACAAACTTTTTAAAGGCCAAGATGGGAACTCCGATTGTGCTATCTTCCAGTTCAACTCCGATCCGCCTCCTGTCAAGAAACTTCAACAGCCCACCTAATGCTCGTACCATGAGTGGGCTCTCAAAGGGAATGATGGAGGACAAATAGAGGATTTTCTCTGTTGCAGTCATATGAGAGGGAATGAAAGGGAATTGCCTAGATAGGATCCGCTGTTTGCTCACTTCCAGGCCAAAGTCCATATTGGGAAAGAGGACAATTTCTGGTTTGTCCACATCCCCAGTAGCAGCACCTATATTGGTCAGGAATTTGGCAATGTTGTGATCCTGCTTGGCACTAGTCACTATACATCGAGGAAGGACTTCATCAATCACTTTCTGCAGCAGCTTGAGGTCGTCATTATCAGGCATGTCGGGCATGAAGTAGACTGAGCAGTCTCCTGTGTCATAATAAGTGATCCCCAGCTGCCCTACATACCACAACACACACATGTATATCTGAGGTTGCTCTTGCTCCTCCTCTTGTTCAGGCACAGGTGGAGGTGGGAGACAATGGGTGTTCAGTGAAGCAGTGGTGCTCATTCTAGCTagttccaggagctgtgtggctGGTGAAGATGGACATTTTTGTTGGACACATCACATAAATCCCTTCCCCAGGAACTGACTCTCTTCACTTGTCCATTTTATCCACCTCCCAGCTACTACCTGATCCACttcactcctttccctctctgggcCGCCTGCCCCTTTTCcaacagctttctgctgcttgcatCAGTCCTCTCTACCCACACTCCTGCTGTATGCAAATCCTCTTCCTTCAAGAGGTAATGAGCAGGCTGTGTTGAACCACGAAATGAGTTGGATGGTTGGGCTGAGAGTTTGGCTCTAGTAGGCCCCAAGTATCCCTGGTTAGTGTGAATAATAATGAGGAATGGATCTCATTTCCTGCTGTGAGTACAGTGGGCTATGGAAACTACTCTGTAGAAATTAAAAGCTAGTAGAGTCAGCACCTAACTGCCTGCTTGGACATACAGTCACACTCCATAACTACATGTATGGGCATTCGTGAGTACACATGGAAATGACCATTCTATGCACACAGACCCACCTCCATGGGCATATTCACACAATGCCACCCCACACTCACTACCTACACACCCAGCACTACTCTGTAAGCCCCCCCTCCATATGAACTCACAACACACCACCCCAGGTGATCACATTAGTCTCACATATGCAGAGACCACTCCCCGCAGAACAATGGTTCATAACTCACCCTCCCAGCTGCCACTCCCATAGCATAAACCTTCTCCCAGACCTCTGTTTTCTTCCTACCCACCCACCTCACATGTAAGCCAGGCAGCTCTTCTTGGGCTGGGGGCTTAACCtgcctctttctccttcccctaTCAGCTGCAGAGCATTCCCTCAGCCCAGTTTCTGATCAGGACTGGACCCTGCCACACAGATACTGAGCTGTAATCTGTATCCCTGCCCATTCCTCATCTCCTTCCccccctgtagcagggtggacccccgctcctgccctaatgggcttaaaacagccctgggggaaggctATGGCTGGAGAAATCAGCTCTAACAGGCTGGGCTAATTGGggccagtggctgcagctggggatctccagcctggaaagccccaggctgtggcctagcattaggctaaaaggtactggaggttgcagagggcaggccaggggtaggccaaggcagcaggtccaaatcctccttgccaatgatgagtaggctgatactgcagtctgccccagggcatggggctagacaatgactggcagtagccttatactgaggcgaggtgggaatagtaggtgggggttccctggggaggggagaccctaagactgaggggttactgccagggggcagcaccccaggtaaaagggcattGGGGTCCAGGGAGAGGcacggggccagaggacaggtggattactggcctgcagagggcgctccggagctggaatgagctaattcccagcaggaggcgccgcaggggagAGTCCACTCATCTACACCCTCCCACAGCGCACTACATCCCCTGACCCTACTTTTCTCCCTTCTCACCTTCCCCTGAAGAAGGCCCACCCAGTAACGccacctttcccccctccacagATCATACAGCATCCTCTAAACCCCACCGCTTCCACACACCTCCATAACCCTTCGCGGTACAGAGCACCACTCTCACCCGCCCCccatccacacagctctgcccccaCACAGGGCTGTGGTCTGTAATTCTTCTCTAGCCCCCACGTACCATAAAGAGCAGCACTGTCCCACAGTCTGGTTCTGCTCACTCAGTACCTCGTGGCAGCACAGGCCTGTCTTCACTGCTGCGAGGCTGGTGGCCGATCCTGGCTGTCGCTGTCCCTGCCTGGCGGCTCAGCGTTCTTTTGCCTCAGCTGCTCCGTCTCCCGCTCCCTCATTGAAAGTGAGGTGCTGAGGGCAAGGCGGGTGCTGATTGGCTGGCAGGTGCAGACTAGAGGGAGTCTCAGTCAGCAGCCCAGCCTGCTGGCCAGccagggaccccaaaagggaggCTGAGGAGCCAGAGATAAACATGCGTCTGGCACTACTCTATAATTCCTTCACCGCCCCCATGAAAAGACACTGCCTTTAAATGCCTCCAACATACAAGCACAGTTCCGTAACTGCCTCCCACCCACTCACAGACAAATGCCATTTCATAACCTCACCCCCACCAGAAATATCAAGTTTTGTGCAGCTCCTGTATGGCTTTTTTGCAAATTTAATGAACTGCTATTTCTATTTGCACATAATTAGCACATAATTTGCATATCACCATAAACACCAGTGTATGGTCAACACACCCCGACCCACACAGTAATGAGTGGATGTGGAGTGGCATTAAATTTGACAGCTGTGCCTGGTATTGGTGAGTAGAAGGGTGATTGACTGGAGATACCATGTTGAGTGGGTGCTGTACGTGGGGGGCTGGATATTTTGCTTATCATCTGGGGCTGGACTATTTGCTGTAGGCTTCTGATTGGTGGAGCCTGGTGCAGCTCACCAAGTGTGGACACTTGATACCAATATTAGGCCTCCCATCTTGCAGTGATTTTGCTGCCTCTGCCAACCACTACTGCCTCTTCCTGCCTGACTATaatccagcagagggagcagaaaAAGAGGAAACTTAGCTGATGCCATAGCGGCCCCATGCAGTTGGAAGGCATAACTGCAGGCAAATGCCTACAGCCTGCTCACACCTTAGCTGCAGGTGTGAAAATCCAGCTGAAATGTCAGCAGGCAGGACAGAGCTGCCAAGTCTGTGTCACATGGCACACCTGCCCCATACATGCTACCTTGTTACAATCCCACACCAAACATTTTCATCAGCAGTGCCCTGTAACTTCACTCCCCATTTGTAACATCTCTGTGCAAAAGCACTGACTCATAACTGCCTCCTCCCAATCAATGCACTGAAAGAACCCTATTGTGTTAATGAGGCCAACAAGTTTACCCTAATTGTAAGCTTAATTGTAAAAAGTATATGAAAGTTTATAAATGTTAACAAGCAGGGCAAAAAGCCTAGTTTCGCTAGGTAGAAACCACCATGCTCTGGTGGCCCAAAGGCATGAGGAAGGCTGCCCTAAACAGCCAACTGGGATTCTCTCAATAGTGGGAAATTTTCCCTGAGTAGAGTTGACAGAGCCAAAATAATCCCCAGTTGTGTAATGGCCCTTTGGGGGCTGTTACAAGCCATTGGAAGTTTGGGCTGCTCTAAGACTGCTCTAACTCATGCTGGGGGCTGAACTGGCAGAGGGTCGGGCGGGGGTGGCATAAAGGTGGTATAATGCCACTCCCCCTACTTCTCCTCAGGTCCTGCACTGAGTACAGCTCAACCAGACCAAAGAATCAGGCACTTTATAGtgtaaagttttgtttgtttgtttatatttctaAATGCATTCTAGAAAAACATTTGTTccaaacagaatcatagaaaataaatatgaaaatctgGTCTCCTAGTGAAATGACTAAAGTAATTtaattttgattatttaaaaGGTGAGAAAAATTGACCCGCACCTGTATGAGAATTTTAAAAGCCACTATTTTGGAGATGAAACCCTGTACCGCCTAGATCTTTGCTCCATGTTGAAAAAAAAGCAACCCAATGGCTACTATCACTGTGAGTCCTCTATCATGATTGGTAAGTACAATACTATTTTGTGTTATTTCTTAATTTTATGAATTTTGTTTGAAATTGAAGAGGTTGATAAGCTGTTAGTACTGGGAATGATTGTCTGGCAAATGTTGCAGAGAAACGTTACATGGGCGTCAAATCCGAATTAAATATGGTAACATTTTGGCAGTTAAGCTACTTACTGCTCCCAACCAATGACACATGCCTCAGCACTAGAGTTTCATGCTTCTATGTACTTTTGgctttccctccctttcctgtgttaagTTCAGCAAGCCCTACAGGAAAGAAACTTCAATTAATTTCCATGTTAGTTCTTTACATGGAGAGCTTGcaggatggtgattttaacaatGAGTTTGTCTGTTCAGCTTTGTTAAGAGCAGCCAGAAATAAACTTGAGTTGGAAGCAGTGggcacagatttaaaaaaaaaaaaaaattacaataatgCCCAGAGCTCCAGTTAGGATCAGGACCTCATTATgttagaccaggcctgcacaacatgcggcccggggaggctcactgtgcggcccgtggggggattctaaatccgcACACACGGTgttctgcgggcagcccagagccctttgaatcccggccatggctgggatttaaagggctctgggctccccgcggctgggatttaaagggctctgggctccccgccgctgaaggcagcccagagccctttgaatcccggccgtggctgggatttaaagggctctgggctcccacccactgcgggcagcccagagccctttgaattctggccgtggccgggatttaaagggctcagggctccctgcggctgcggggagcccagagccctttgaatttcATCCCGGCTccggcggccaggctggggctgggatttaaagggctcgggctcccctcagcaacCCCGCAAAGCTCCGGTTCCCCCAGCCGCtgaagccccagaccctttaatttgcccctgagggctcccagtcacctcttcagctgggagcccctggctgatttaaaataaagtgtcacctccccacccccaaccttcctttttggtccacagctgttttggtggggcggtgctggggaaagaaggtttgtttctgcagggctgagcGGTGCTGGTGCGGGGTGTTTCCACGGGgcccggaggtgctgggggggtatGTTTCCGCGGGGCCGTCaggttttggccctcagctgttttctttggagtaatgtggccgtcgccactttacgagttgtgcaggcctgtgttAGACGCTGTAGAAATGTGTATGAAGAGACAGCTCTTGCGCCAAAGAATTTACAGACTAAGGAGACAAGTGACACTTAAAGGGTGCACAAAGAGAAATATACTTTTTTTCATACATGTATTTGCTTTTTT from Chelonoidis abingdonii isolate Lonesome George chromosome 3, CheloAbing_2.0, whole genome shotgun sequence includes the following:
- the MSH5 gene encoding mutS protein homolog 5, with the protein product MSTTASLNTHCLPPPPVPEQEEEQEQPQIYMCVLWYVGQLGITYYDTGDCSVYFMPDMPDNDDLKLLQKVIDEVLPRCIVTSAKQDHNIAKFLTNIGAATGDVDKPEIVLFPNMDFGLEVSKQRILSRQFPFIPSHMTATEKILYLSSIIPFESPLMVRALGGLLKFLDRRRIGVELEDSTIGVPILAFKKFVLMDIVNMDQDTYCVLQIFKSEVHPSVYKLASGLKEGLSLYGILNRCRCKWGEKLMRLWLMRPTRNLTQLNKRLDVIQFFLLAQNHETVLTLQDCLKNIKNVPQILRRMTLSHTKVSDWQALYKTVYSAVCLRDTCRSLPSSIELFQTISQVFTDDLHYIASLISKVVDFEGSISENRFTVRPNVDSTIDEKKRKLMGLSDFLTEVARKELETLDNRIPSCCVIYIPLIGFLLSIPRLPTMLDKSDFEIEGLDFMFLSEDKLHYRSARTKELDSILGDLHCEIRDQETLIMHQMQTKILEKSAVLNSVIEYTAHLDVLLALAVMARENSYSRPCFTHRHGIHIKDGRHPLMELCAKTYVPNPVNSGEANGRIKILTGPNSSGKSVYLKMVGLITFMALIGSYVPAAEAEIGAVDGIYTRIHSRESVSLGLSTFMIDLNQVAKAVNNATERSLVLIDEFGKGTNTVDGLSLLAAVLRHWLNQGTRCPQVFVSTNFHSLVQLKLLPDTPLVQYLTMETHQDGDELIFFYQLKEGVSTVSHAANIAALAGMPPKVIARGMEVSELIRNGKPIRCIDHPSKGNQVERCKSLVEKFLCLDLDDSHVDLEKFMSQEVLPSAASILYPCNPRNMDYML